The DNA segment GACAGGCTCCTCTCAATAGGATCATTCATACTAAAAATCCCAAACGGAACCATAAGGGAGTAATCATCAATCGTAAATTTTTCTGGCTTGTCGAGCTTAAACCGTGATTGAAAGTGCAATTCTTTATTGTTGATTGATTACTTATCTTGAATTATATAATAGATATAATTCAACGTTGTAAGCTGATAACGTGGAGGGCTTACTCTCTAAGAAGCGTTGATAAGGAAAACCATAGTGAGAATAGCTACTGTATAACTTATCTTTATATCAGTGAAAGTGGTGACACAGTACCAATGAAATGTCTAATCAATATGGAGGAACAGCCACTAGACTAATGAAGTTTCATGTACGGTGTAAATGAGGGGGAAAAGGGAGCGATAACTTCAAACCCTTACCTATTCGTATGAATAATAGGGTTTGCGCTTTACTTCCGTATTAATGGATTAGCTGATACCCTATGATATACTTAAACAAGTAGAATGATGAAGCTAGGTGGTGGATTATTATGCGTGAACACCATTCAAATAAAAGAAAATATGGTTGGGTTGACCAATGGGCAAAAATGACGGGAGAAAGAGCAAAAATAGATGCTAAAGTAAACAATACCTACATTGTGTATGCTACAAAAGACGGTTTAGTGAAAGAATTCCCTAATGGTGAAGTAATACCATATACTGTGGCCCACTGATGGAAGTTTCACTTTATCATTTGGTGACTTTTTGAACATCTTCTCTATATATACTTAAACCATTATGAGTAAAAACACTAAGGGGGAAACTAACATGACAAAGAGAAATAAAATCAGCAATAAAAAGGAATTGTCACTAGAACAACGTGAAGAATTACTCAGAGCATTGAAAGCCCGTTTTGAGGAAAACATGAAACGACATAAAGGTCTTGAATGGGATAAAGTCCAAGTAAAGCTGGATGCTAATACTGAAAAACTGTGGTCGCTCAATGAAATGGAAAGAACTGGCGGTGAGCCAGATGTTGTTGGTCATGATAAAAAGAGGGACGAATACATTTTTTATGATTGTTCAGTGGAAAGCCCTAAAGGTCGCAGAAGTGTTTGTTACGACCGCGAAGGGCTGGAGTCAAGGAAAAAACATAAACCAGAAAATAACGCTATTGATATGGCAACTGCCATGGGCATTGACCTTTTAACGGAAGAACAATATCGAGCGTTGCAGAAACTTGAAAATTTCGATATGAAAACGTCGAGTTGGGTGCAAACACCCTCTGATATTAGAGAACTCGGCGGTGCCCTTTTTTGCGATTATCGCTTCGGGCACGTCTTCGTGTATCACAACGGTGCGTCCTCTTACTATGGTTCCAGAGGGTTCCGTGGCTCGCTAAAGGTTTAAAATATGCATAGCCAGCTAAATTTGACTTGAGAACGGATCTCCTAGGGAAAGACTTTCATTTCATTCTTCTTTAGTTTCCTTTAGAACGCCTATGGCTATTTGTTTCATCTCATTCTTAATGTTTTCAGTAGCTTCTCGGTCTGTTGTTTTTATTACTATTTCAACATATTTATTGTACAAAATCACATACTCCATCCTATATGAGTAACCTTCTTTATACACCTTTTCCAAAACTTCATCTATACCTTTTTGTGAATTCTGTCTTCACCAAAAGGCGTGATTGCTTAACAACACAAACAGAAAATGATCAAACTTTTTTATAAAAACCATTCCTAAATCTGCTGGAAAAGAGTTCATTTTGATCAATCTTTTTTCAAAATGGATCTTTTTTATCGTAAAATATCGATTTGTGAGGTATTTTTGATCATTCTTTATTTCAAAGCTGTTTGTTATGGATCTTTGCATAATTAAATGCAATAGTGCGAACGTGCATTCGTTTGTTTGTTTTGTTAAACTTAAGGAAAATAAGAGTGATGGAGGATAATTATGAGTACACTTCGCTTTATCCATAGTGCTGATTTGCATCTCGATAGCCCATTTAAAGGAAGAGGCAGGCTTCCAGAAATCCTAAGAGAACAAATGCGCGCAGGCACCTTTGAAGCATTTGATCGGTTAATTGAACAAGCGATATATCATCGGGTCGATTTTGTATTGATCGTCGGGGATTTATTTAATGAAGAAACGCGAAGCTTAAAAGCACAAGTGCAGCTTCGTGAAGGATTTAAACGTTTGGAAAAACATGATATTACTGTGTTTATCAGCTATGGAAATCATGATTACATTCAGGGCATGCGTTATCCGATTACATATCCGAATAATGTACATAGTTTTGACCAGGAGACCGTTAAGGCTATCCCTTTCTACCGAGACGATAACCATCTTGCCAACATTTATGGATTCAGCTATGTAAACCGTGAAGTAAAAGATAGAAAAGTGAAAGAGTTCGTTAAAGAGGGAACACCTGTCTATCACATTGGTATGCTTCATGGAAGCCTTGAAACGAACGGTGATCATGATGTCTACGCCCCCTTTAAATTAGAAGAATTGCGTCAACAGCCCATGGATTATTGGGCGCTTGGACACATCCATAAGTGGCAGCATCTATCGGAGCATCCTCCTATTGTATATCCGGGAAACATTCAAGCACGATCTCGTAAGGAACAAGGTGAGAAGGGATGCTCGCTCGTACAGCTCGGGGAAGAAAATAAGATCCAACAGACCTTTATTCCACTGCATAGCTTCACATTTGAAGAGGTATCGCTTCCTGCCGAGACTTTGGAGCGCCCTGAAGAGTTAGAGGCTATATTTGAACAAGCGAAAGAAGAAGTCCAAGTCGATTATCCAGTCATGTTGAGCGTGACTCTGTATGGAAGAAATGGAGTCTTGCAAAAGTGGCAGACAGAAGGAGTTATACAAGAGTGGGTGGATCTCATCAACGAAGCCGAGGACTTAGAAAAATCATGGGTTTGGATTGATGATGTTACGGTTTACGACCGACCTGCTTTTGACATCGATGAGTTGAGGATGGGCCATGACTTTACAGGTGAATACATACGAAATGCTGAACAGCTCACTTTAGAAGAATGGAGGGAGCATTTATCCCCCTTGTATCAAAATCGCCGTGCTGCAAAATATTTGGATTCATTAGCTGAATCAGACCATAAGGAAATAATAGAACGAGCCAAACAGTTGGTTGTTGAGCAGCTATTGTCCGAAGGGATGATGAATGAATGAAAATACAAGCTTTGCACATTTATGGTTTTGGTAGATGGAGAGACTTCCCCATTACATTGCCAGCGAATGATTTTGTCTTCATATCAGGCGATAATGAAGCAGGGAAATCAACCATTCGAACCTTCATTCTATTTGTTTTATTTGGATTGCCTCCTAAACAAAGAATGCATTACCAGCCGAAAACAGGTGGACCTGTAGGTGGGATGCTCGTAATACATACGAAGAATTATGGAGAGGTAAGGATTGAACGGGTTCATGACCGAAATAATGGGGCAGCTGTCTGTCGGCTTGCTAATGGTGAAGAACGGGATGAAAGGTTTCTGAGGGAGTTAACGGCTAACCTTACACAAGCAGCTTATCAATCCATTTATAGTTTTAGCGCGGAGGATTTAACAGAGTTACATGGACTAACAGGTGAAGATTTAGGAGAAGTCTTGCTAAGTGTTGGTTTAACAGGCTCTGATCATATTTATCACACGAACAAACGGCTTGAAAAGGAACTTGAAGATCGCTTTAAGCCGAAGGGGAAGAAGCCAATACTCAATCAACAACTCCATGCTTTAGAAGAAGTGGACAAGCAGCAGGTTGTTTCAGAAGCTGAGGTGCTTCAATATCAACAAGTCATTGAGGAAAAACAAGAACTGGTTGACAGGCTTGAGGAAGTGGATAGAATCATTCAGCGGCAGCGATTAAAAAGTTCCAGCTATGTTCGACTTCAAAAGGTTCTGCCTCTTATACAAGAATATCATCAAATTGTCCATGAGACTTACCAAGCACCTGTTCAGACCTTCCCTGAGCATGGGAAGGAGCGGCTGCATAGACTACAAGAATCCTTATTGCCCCTGGAAAGTGAACATCGGCTGTTACTGTCTAAATGGAAAGAGAAACGGCATCGCAAAGACCAATTACAAGTCGAATCTTCACTTTCACTTGATAAGGCAATAGAGATTTTAGAAAAAAAACCTTCCTATGATCAGGCTGATCAGGATGCCCAGCGTTTATACGACAGTATCAGAAGGATAAAGGAACAAGTAAGTTCAGAATTAGATGAACTTCACATTGACGAGCATGAACTCCGTGAATATGATCTTCCCTTTTATATAGAAGAAACTTGGCGAAATTTAAAAAACGAAGCCCAGGTTATTGATGGAGAAGAGGAAAGATTGCTTGAGGACGAACATGCTTTAACAAGGCAAAAAAAGCGGCTTAAAGAGCAGATGGATGAACTGAAACGCAGAGGGCCTAATGAGGAAGAAGTGGTCCAGCAACAGAAGATCGTTAACTCATATGTTCAAGAAGGGGCCCAGGGTGAGGGTTCGCAATTAAATCGGGTAGAAATGACGATAAAGGAAAAGAAGGCAGCAACCAAACGGTGGTTTACTGTCTCTGTGATATTACTGATAATAAGTAGCTTATCTGTTTTTTTTGTTTCAAACTTAATCGTGCCTTTCGTTATTGTGGTTATTGGCATAGTGGTCGCCACAGCTGCCTTTTTCATTAGACGAACGGCCAGTGAGTATAGTCAATTGCTTGAGAGCATGAAGCAAAAGGAAAGGCCGGAAGAGTTAAGTGAGGCCGACTATTTGCAGGCTAAGCAGTTGATTGAACAGTATGACAAGGCTCGAGGCGAATATTCGTATATGAAGGATCGCCTAAGACAGTTAGAACATGAAACATTGATTATTAGTGAAAAAGGACACAATCTTAAAGAACGGAAGCAACGATTAGGCGCACTCATTGATGAACAAACAACGGTTTATCCCTTCTTATCATCGTTGAAATCAGGACACTGGGAACAGCTTTATCACTTATTAAAACAAGTGAAGGAAAAGCAAAAAGAAGCGGATGATTTAGAGGTGGAACTAAAGGCAGTGCAACAAGTAAAAGCAGACATACTACAGGCGTTAGATGATTTTTATTCTACTCAAAATGGGGAGGCTGCCAGACAATCAGTATCGGACAAATTTGCCGCCTTAGCTACCTGGGTAGAAAAACAACAAGCGATGACTGTTGAAATCAGCCGGATTCAGGAAGAAGTGGCTCATTACGAAGAAGAGCTCCAACGTGTCAATCATCAAATCTACCCACATCAAACAGAAAAATCGAACCTGTTGGACCGTGCTTGTGCCAATGATGTGGAGCAATTTTATGAACAGGCGATGCTTGTTGAACAAAAAAGAGAACGCGAGAAGCACAAAGAACAATTAATTGTACAGATAAAAAGTATGTTGAACCAACAAGATCAGTCTGCCTTCGAAATTTGGGAAAAGCCAAAAGATCCATCTGGACTAGCGGTTGAAATTGATGAAATCGATAGGGAACTTCAATCGCTTGAGGAGGAACAGAAATCATTACAAGAAAACATTGCTGAAAAAAAACACCGGCTGGAATTTCTTGAAAGTTCTGAGCAACATTCTAAGCTCCTTCACCAGCGATCAGTTGAACAGTCCGCATTTAATGAACAAGCAAAGGAATGGGCAGTTTACCAGATCGCATCAAAAGTATTAAAGTCTACAAAAGCACGTTATCAAGAAAAGCATCTACCTCAAGTAATCAAGCGTGCGGAGAATTTCTTTATGCGTTTAACGCTAGGTAAATATGATCGTTTATTTATAGATCAGAATGCTGCCCATTTAGTGGTACAGGATGAACAAGGTCATCTTTATACAACCAATGAACTGTCGAGAGGTACGGCTGATCAACTATATGTTGCACTCAGGCTGGCTTTGGGTGAATCGATGTCTCATACAATCCAAGCCCCGTTCATCGTAGACGATGCCTTTGTCAACTTTGATGAGACAAGGCGAAAGGTTATGATGGAGCTTCTTCGTTCATTATCGAACAAGAATCAGATCATTGTTTTCACATATAGAAAGGATCTGGCTGAAGAATGGAACGGATATTTCCTGCCCTCTGGAAAAACTAAATCAAGGATTAGGTCGCAAATTGGCAGTATTAATGATAAAATGTTTTCAGATTAAATGATGACAAAGCAAGTGGAGGGTTTCCATTGCCAGAAAAGCACAAGCAAGACTGGACAAAATATGAAGAGACGATTGAACAGTTTATACAGGTCATAGCAAAAAACATGAGTTTATATGGAGTGACACCTTCCATTGGTCGATTGTATGGGGTGCTTTATTTTGCAGAGGACCCTATGACGCTTGATGACATGCGGTCAGCTCTCGAAATGAGTAAAACCAGCATGTCTACAGGTGTACGAGCTTTATCCGATATGAAAATGGTGGAACCGTCGTTTAAGAAGGGGGTACGTAAAGATTTATACAAATCTGAGGAAGACTGGTATAAATCTTTCACCTCACTTTTCGGTAGTAGATGGAGACACCATACGGAAACCAACATTGAGGAAGCCGATGAGGCCATTCAAGAACTGTTAACGATTAAAGATCATACGGATGATGAATCATTAAAAGAAAAGATTGACATTGATATTGAACGTCTGCAATACGCCCAAAATTATTATCGGTGGCTTATGCGGTTTATCTATGTCGTAGAATCCGGCGAGATTTTTGAGTATGTACCTAAGATTGATCAAAAAAACAAATGACATTTACAGAGGGAGTATCGGAACAAAAATGACTCCTTTGTCAGCTTAACTGAACCAATATGCAAGACTGTTCCTGTCTCTTATCCTAAAGAAAGGTATTTTGGGTAAAGACGTATAATGGGAACAGTCTTTTTACTTAGAGGAGGAGATGCCAAAATGAAGAAAGGAATTGCCCATTACACATTAGGGGATACCTTCGATCACTATCTGATGATTAAATCAGCTGTTAAAGGAGTGGCTAGCAACAATAAGCCCTTTTTAACATTATTGTTAACTGATACGACAGGAGAGATTGATGCTAAACTTTGGGAGTCTACTCCTGAAGATGAATCACTATTTCAACAAGGGGAGCTTGTCAAGGTACAGGGGGAGGTAGGTCAATTCCGCAACAAGCCGCAGCTGAAAATTCAAAGCATTCGACCTGCACAGCCTACAGATGGGATTCAGGCAACGGACTTTATAGAAAAAGCACCTGTTAATAAAGAAGACTTAATGGAGCGTTTAACCGAAGCCATTTTTGAGATGAAAAATCCCACTATTCAACGAATAACAAAGCACTTCCTGAAGCATTATCAAAAAGATTTGTTAAGTTATCCAGCGGCCGTTCGAAATCACCATGAGTATGTATCTGGACTTGCTCACCACATTGTATCGATGTTAAACATTGCAAAAGAATTAACTATTCTTTATCCAGATATTAATAAGGATTTGCTGTATGCTGGAATTATCCTGCATGATTTAGGAAAGCTTAAAGAGCTCTCAACAGCTACATCACCCAGTTACACCTTAGAGGGAAAATTGATTGGCCATATTCCACTCATGGTGGAAGAAATTCGGGTGGTAGCCGATGAACTGCACATTAAAGGGGAAGTGGTCACGATCTTACAGCATATGATTTTATCTCATCATGGCAGGTCTGAATGGGGAAGTCCAAAGCCGCCACTCGTGAGAGAAGCAGAATTGCTTCATCAAATTGACATGATGGATGCTGGATTGAATATGTTAAATCGGTCACTACAAAAAGTGGGACCGGGAGAATTTACAGAAAGAATCTATGCGATGGACCAACGTACATTTTACAAACCAACGTTTGAGGACTGAGGATAGATCATAGGGGATAGAGGAATGAAGTGGAAAGACTGGGATAGGAATTTAAAAATTCGTCTGTTTGGGGAAGGGACGATGAATGTATTGTTTTGGGCATTTTTCCCCTTCATGACGATCTATTTTGAACGTTCATTTGGTAAGGGTTCGGCCGGGGTGTTGCTCGTACTCTCACAAGTGTTTTCAGTAGCAGCGAGTTTAATAGGCGGATACTGTGCTGATCGATTTGGTCGGAAGAAGATGATGGTATTTGCGGCTATAGGGGAAAGTGTATCGTTTGTATTGTTTGCTGCAGCTAACTCTCCATGGTTAAGCTCTCCATTACTGACGTTCTTTTCGTTTAGTCTATTAGGAGTGTTTGGTGCATTGTATTGGCCTGCTTCCCACGCGATGGTTGCAGATGTGGTTTCAGAGAAACATAGAGCAAGTGTATTTGCCGTGTTCTATACGTCGATCAATATTGCTGTCGTTATTGGTCCCATCGTGGGCAGTTACATATTTTATACCCATCGGTTTGAAATGCTCCTTACTGGTGTGATTATAACAGCTATTTTAGCCATTATTTTAGCTTATTTCCTTGATGAAACGACTACCTTGAAAGAACGTGTGAAGGAAAAAGGAAATAAATGGACGTCAGTGTTATGGGAAGAGCTGAGTGACTACAGGATTATTGCTAAAGATAGAACATTTTTGTTATTTATCATAGCCGGGGTGCTTGTTTCGCAAACCTTTATGCAGCTTGATATTCTCATCGCCGTTTATACGAGTGAAGTTGTGCAGGAGCAGACGCTTGTTCATATTGGAGATTTCAAATGGACGATTTCAGGAGAACGCGCCTTTGGATTAATCTTGGCAGAGAATGGTTTGCTTGTTGCTTTATTTACGGTTATTGTTACTAGGTACATGAATCGTTTAAAAGAAAAGCGAGTATTCATTTCCTCGTGCCTTCTTTACGCTTTTGGTGTGACTCTTTACGGTTTAACCCAAAATGTTTGGGTATTTATCTTGGCTATGGCTATTTTCACATTGGCTGAATTAATGGTCGTCGGCATCCAGGAGAGCTTTATTGCAAAGCTTGCGCCTGAAAATATGAGGGGACAATATTTTTCTGCTGCTTCCCTAAGGTTTACTTTAGGACGTTTACTTGCACCTTTTTCTTTAGTAGCGACAAATTATTTTAGCTATCAAGTGGTTTTTACTGTAATCGGTCTGTTAGCCATTGGTGGTGCAATGACCTATGCATTCATGTTTAGCAAAATGGAAAAAGGGTCCTTGTCCAATTCCTAATCATATTTATGTGCATCCATTCATAAAATGATAATAAATGGGACAGGGAGGATATCGCAATGATATTTGGTATTCCAATTTGGGTGTTTTTTTGCATTGTTTTCATATTCATAAGCGGATACATGGCATTCCGTGCTATGAGAGCAGAACAAAAGATAGAGCAACAGTTTATCGAGCGTGAGGGACGGGTTTATTTGGCTAGAATGAACGAGGAAAAGGAAAAGCGAGAGAAAAAAGCGAGAGATGTGGTTTGAAAAAGCGTGAGAAAGAGGCCATATCTTAACTAGAAAGAAGCCAGGTGGTTTAAACCACCTGGCTTTTGTTCTTGTTTAGGAAACTATAAAAGCGAGTGGTAAACTCTTACCAAACCGTAGGAGGATAATGAAAATGGGAAATAGGCGTTCTGGTATGATCAAACGAATATGAAACGACCATTTTGATGGTTTTTGGTTTTTCCATGCGGATCGGTTTCCTGAAGAACAAAGAAACGGTGGAAGAAACGATCCATTGTGGAACCAAAAACATCGGTTATGCTCGTTACGAATGCTTAGGGTGCGAAGGAAATCCAGCTCCTAGGTTTGTTTGCTTTACTTGTAAAAGTCGCTTTTGTCATACGGTTGGTAAAAATATACGGATGAATGGTCTAAAAACAACAAGAATTGTTCCCCATTGTCATATGGTGTTTAACACCCCAAAAAAACTTAGGAAAGTGTTCTATGAAGATCGGAAAAAGCTGAATGCTTTAAGTAAACAAGTGGCTGAAGTCTTTCAATATCATAACTACAGCAAGAGTAAGAAACAAGGGTTACAGTCAGGCATTACTACAGTCATTTATATCTTTGGCATCCTTTATCATTATATGGAAAAAAGAGTTCGGAAAGAAATGGAGGAAACGTGGGTATGTCTAACCGAAAAGAACTGGATAAAAAGGATAAAAGTCAGGAGGGTTGGTTAGATGAAGAACTCGTTATCGTTGAATTTGAATGTATAGATTGTAAGAAAACCGATGATGTACCGGACTATATCATTGATGAATGTAGTCTGGATCTCAAAAAGGGAGAGGAAGTCGAATTAGAATGTCCGTTCTGCCACGGCACTATGATTAAAGCGAAAAATGCCCCAAGTGATGAATAAGTCACTTGGGGCGTGAGTTAGTTAAGTCGCGTTAGCGATTTTGGTTATTGTTATTGGGAATTGCCTTCTTCAGAGTTGGTTTCTTCAGAAGAGCCATTTCCTTGTTCAGAAGAGCCGCCTTCAGAGGAGCCATTTTCTCCTCCTTCAGAAGAACCTCCACCGCCTTCATTGGCAGGAGCTTCTGGCTGTTTAAATAGATCTTTATATTGTTCAATCTTCACATCGATTTCAGCTGCTTTCATAAGTTCATTCATTTTTGCTTGTAGTGTCTTCTGATCGATCTTTTGACTGACAAGTGTACGTTTAATTTCTTTTTTCGCCTCTTCATATGGTTTGACGTCTTCAACTTCACGTTTGTCCGTTACCTTAATAATGTGAAAACCAAATTGAGTTTTTACAGGATCACTAACTTGTCCAACTTTCAAATTGTAGGCAGCATCTTCGAATTTAGGTGCCATCTTACCGGGGCCAAAGTATCCAAGTTTGCCGCCTTGTTTGGCTGATCCGTCACTGGAATATTCACTTGCTAGTGTTCCAAAATCTTCGCCGTCTTCAAGTTTTTGTTTCACTTCTTTTGCCGTTTTTTCATCGGATACTAAAATATGACTCGCTTGAATTTCTGTTTTCATACGCTCGTAGTATTTCTTCATTTCTTCTTCGGAAATATCTACCTCTTCAGCAGCTGCCTGCTCCTGTAGAAGACTTAAACGAATAGTCTCTTTAAACTGGTCTTCATTTGAGAAACCACTTTGCTGAAGGACCATTTGAAACTGATCACCGTATTGTTCCTTCAATGATTCTAATTCTTGATTTACTGCTTCATCCGAAACCTCATAGTTTGCGGATAGCACTTCATTCATTACTAATTGCTGCAAAATTGGTCCACCATGTTTATTCTTAAGTTCTTCATAAAACTCTTCTTTAGTCACTTCACCGCCACTTGTTTCAACAACTGCTTCTGACTCTGATTCTTCAGAGGAACAAGCAGATAAGGTGAATACACTAGCTGCAAGTGCAGCCGTTATAGCTATTTTCTTCATATCACGTACACTCCTCAAACAAATTATAAACATTCTTTGACGTAGAGGTCCTAGCAGCCCATGGATTAATATAACATATTTTGCCTCATCTATTCTATAGAAAGATTAAAAAATCAGAAAAGGGGTAGGTGCCAGCCCATTCATATAAGATTTTATAAGCATAGGATATGATATGTCTCAAGGTTGGGGGTGAGTTTATGAGTTACGGAAATAGTGGTGGGTTTGCGTTAATCGTCGTTTTATTTATCTTGCTCATCATCGTAGGTGCAGCTTGGTTCTAAAATGAAATTAAAGAAACAGGCTATGTTTACTTTTAGGAACATAGCCTGTTTCTTTACATATGGTTGAGGACATCCATATATGAGGTGATCAAAAGAATTGTTATAAGCACGTTAATGGTCCGAAATACCCGTGCTTGTTTTTCATTAGACATTTTAGTTTTCAAACATAAGGAATGAGTGAGAGAATTGAATACAAATAAGACGATTAGACCGTAAATGATAAATACAAATGCCAAAGTGAAGAACCTCCTTTATTCCCTATTAAACTACTCTATCAAAATTTCCTTAGGTTGAACAGAAGAAACCCTTAAAAAAGCGCCTGCTCTTATTTATAAGAGCGGCGCTTCATTTTTATTACAATTCCGGTCTTTGGATGAGAATATCATACCCGCTTTTTGAGTTGGCAATAACACAGCGGCGAGGTGCACGTGCAAATTGATTTAAATAAAGAAAATCAGAGAAAGAAAGACCGATATTAACAGCTGCGAACAGAACCAAGTAGGCGAAGTAACCTGGAAAAATAAAGCTCATCATCAGGGCAGGCACTGTAATTAAGAATGTCGGTGCAAGGGCCATTATAATGGATGTTTGTTTTGAAAGTTTGGACGTACATTGATAGGTGAATGTAGGCGTGAATCTCTTTCTGAATTTAAAAGTCACCCGCACCCGTTTATACAGCAATACTAAAGGTAATATATGCATTAATCGATGCATAGCTGGTAATAAGAATAAGACAAACATTAAAGGTACAAAACCATGATCTTTCAATTCATGCGTTCCATGGATAATTGAGAACGGGAGATAAATGATAAGAAAGGACATAAGTCCGGTTAATAGGGATAGTAAATTTATACGGTTTGGACCGAATTCTTTATTGATATCTACTGTTTTCCAGCAATTCATTTAAGAATCCCCCTTTATAAGAAAAAGTACTGTGAATTCATCTAAAATATATCGTTATGATTAGTTTATTGTAGCGGTTGAAAAGCGTTTAGCACAAAACGTATATTAGTATGTTTCGCGTGAAAAATCAATAGGTTTTTAA comes from the Halobacillus shinanisalinarum genome and includes:
- a CDS encoding DUF4256 domain-containing protein, translating into MTKRNKISNKKELSLEQREELLRALKARFEENMKRHKGLEWDKVQVKLDANTEKLWSLNEMERTGGEPDVVGHDKKRDEYIFYDCSVESPKGRRSVCYDREGLESRKKHKPENNAIDMATAMGIDLLTEEQYRALQKLENFDMKTSSWVQTPSDIRELGGALFCDYRFGHVFVYHNGASSYYGSRGFRGSLKV
- a CDS encoding metallophosphoesterase family protein; the protein is MSTLRFIHSADLHLDSPFKGRGRLPEILREQMRAGTFEAFDRLIEQAIYHRVDFVLIVGDLFNEETRSLKAQVQLREGFKRLEKHDITVFISYGNHDYIQGMRYPITYPNNVHSFDQETVKAIPFYRDDNHLANIYGFSYVNREVKDRKVKEFVKEGTPVYHIGMLHGSLETNGDHDVYAPFKLEELRQQPMDYWALGHIHKWQHLSEHPPIVYPGNIQARSRKEQGEKGCSLVQLGEENKIQQTFIPLHSFTFEEVSLPAETLERPEELEAIFEQAKEEVQVDYPVMLSVTLYGRNGVLQKWQTEGVIQEWVDLINEAEDLEKSWVWIDDVTVYDRPAFDIDELRMGHDFTGEYIRNAEQLTLEEWREHLSPLYQNRRAAKYLDSLAESDHKEIIERAKQLVVEQLLSEGMMNE
- a CDS encoding AAA family ATPase, coding for MKIQALHIYGFGRWRDFPITLPANDFVFISGDNEAGKSTIRTFILFVLFGLPPKQRMHYQPKTGGPVGGMLVIHTKNYGEVRIERVHDRNNGAAVCRLANGEERDERFLRELTANLTQAAYQSIYSFSAEDLTELHGLTGEDLGEVLLSVGLTGSDHIYHTNKRLEKELEDRFKPKGKKPILNQQLHALEEVDKQQVVSEAEVLQYQQVIEEKQELVDRLEEVDRIIQRQRLKSSSYVRLQKVLPLIQEYHQIVHETYQAPVQTFPEHGKERLHRLQESLLPLESEHRLLLSKWKEKRHRKDQLQVESSLSLDKAIEILEKKPSYDQADQDAQRLYDSIRRIKEQVSSELDELHIDEHELREYDLPFYIEETWRNLKNEAQVIDGEEERLLEDEHALTRQKKRLKEQMDELKRRGPNEEEVVQQQKIVNSYVQEGAQGEGSQLNRVEMTIKEKKAATKRWFTVSVILLIISSLSVFFVSNLIVPFVIVVIGIVVATAAFFIRRTASEYSQLLESMKQKERPEELSEADYLQAKQLIEQYDKARGEYSYMKDRLRQLEHETLIISEKGHNLKERKQRLGALIDEQTTVYPFLSSLKSGHWEQLYHLLKQVKEKQKEADDLEVELKAVQQVKADILQALDDFYSTQNGEAARQSVSDKFAALATWVEKQQAMTVEISRIQEEVAHYEEELQRVNHQIYPHQTEKSNLLDRACANDVEQFYEQAMLVEQKREREKHKEQLIVQIKSMLNQQDQSAFEIWEKPKDPSGLAVEIDEIDRELQSLEEEQKSLQENIAEKKHRLEFLESSEQHSKLLHQRSVEQSAFNEQAKEWAVYQIASKVLKSTKARYQEKHLPQVIKRAENFFMRLTLGKYDRLFIDQNAAHLVVQDEQGHLYTTNELSRGTADQLYVALRLALGESMSHTIQAPFIVDDAFVNFDETRRKVMMELLRSLSNKNQIIVFTYRKDLAEEWNGYFLPSGKTKSRIRSQIGSINDKMFSD
- a CDS encoding GbsR/MarR family transcriptional regulator — translated: MPEKHKQDWTKYEETIEQFIQVIAKNMSLYGVTPSIGRLYGVLYFAEDPMTLDDMRSALEMSKTSMSTGVRALSDMKMVEPSFKKGVRKDLYKSEEDWYKSFTSLFGSRWRHHTETNIEEADEAIQELLTIKDHTDDESLKEKIDIDIERLQYAQNYYRWLMRFIYVVESGEIFEYVPKIDQKNK
- the yhaM gene encoding 3'-5' exoribonuclease YhaM yields the protein MKKGIAHYTLGDTFDHYLMIKSAVKGVASNNKPFLTLLLTDTTGEIDAKLWESTPEDESLFQQGELVKVQGEVGQFRNKPQLKIQSIRPAQPTDGIQATDFIEKAPVNKEDLMERLTEAIFEMKNPTIQRITKHFLKHYQKDLLSYPAAVRNHHEYVSGLAHHIVSMLNIAKELTILYPDINKDLLYAGIILHDLGKLKELSTATSPSYTLEGKLIGHIPLMVEEIRVVADELHIKGEVVTILQHMILSHHGRSEWGSPKPPLVREAELLHQIDMMDAGLNMLNRSLQKVGPGEFTERIYAMDQRTFYKPTFED
- a CDS encoding MDR family MFS transporter, coding for MKWKDWDRNLKIRLFGEGTMNVLFWAFFPFMTIYFERSFGKGSAGVLLVLSQVFSVAASLIGGYCADRFGRKKMMVFAAIGESVSFVLFAAANSPWLSSPLLTFFSFSLLGVFGALYWPASHAMVADVVSEKHRASVFAVFYTSINIAVVIGPIVGSYIFYTHRFEMLLTGVIITAILAIILAYFLDETTTLKERVKEKGNKWTSVLWEELSDYRIIAKDRTFLLFIIAGVLVSQTFMQLDILIAVYTSEVVQEQTLVHIGDFKWTISGERAFGLILAENGLLVALFTVIVTRYMNRLKEKRVFISSCLLYAFGVTLYGLTQNVWVFILAMAIFTLAELMVVGIQESFIAKLAPENMRGQYFSAASLRFTLGRLLAPFSLVATNYFSYQVVFTVIGLLAIGGAMTYAFMFSKMEKGSLSNS
- a CDS encoding sporulation YhaL family protein, with protein sequence MIFGIPIWVFFCIVFIFISGYMAFRAMRAEQKIEQQFIEREGRVYLARMNEEKEKREKKARDVV
- a CDS encoding transposase zinc-binding domain-containing protein, which translates into the protein MRIGFLKNKETVEETIHCGTKNIGYARYECLGCEGNPAPRFVCFTCKSRFCHTVGKNIRMNGLKTTRIVPHCHMVFNTPKKLRKVFYEDRKKLNALSKQVAEVFQYHNYSKSKKQGLQSGITTVIYIFGILYHYMEKRVRKEMEETWVCLTEKNWIKRIKVRRVG